TATTTGCTATGTTTTGAACTTTAAAATATTTTTTTATTTCAATAATTAAAAAATAAGAAAGAGCAAAGCAAAAACCGAGCGAAGGAATGAAAACAAATCTTTCATTCATGAAAGCACCTATATTTACAAGCAAATTTGAAACAATAGAAAAAGTGAGCAGATAAAACAAAATCCAGTAGGAAATTGGATTCTTCTTTTTTAATCCTTTTAATGCGTAAAATGCAAGGAAAATAAAAATAAGTAATGATATTATTGCTCTGAAATCAGTCCATCCGATAATAGGAATTTGCTTGGGATAATAATCATGTGTTAGGGGATGTGGAAATATAAGGAGTTTAAAGTATAAAGCCATTGTATAAAATATTGTTGCATATTTATCGCTGATGGTAGCGTTTACATAAGGATTGTTCAGAAGTTCTTTTTCGATGGTTCCCGAATTTAGCATAAAACCAAGTGCCTTGTATCTGATAATGCCATAAGCGAAAGTTGCTAAAAGCAGGGGAAGAATTGATATGATGATTTTCTTAAAATTATAGTTTTTAAAAAAATAAATGGTAAGGGGGATTATTACTAAGAAAGTAATAGCTGTTTCTTTCGACATCAATGCAAGGAAAAAACAAACGGAATAAATGAGCAAATACAATATTTTGTTTGTGTTGAGATATTTCAGAACAAGCAATATTGTTATAAGAGAAAAAAGCATACAGAATAATTCATCTCTTCCTTTTGTGTTTGCAACTGCTTCGGTATGTATGGGATGTGCAATATAAAGCACTGTTGTTATGAAAGTCAGCGATAAGTACCAAATAGTATTCGGTGGTGGTTTATTAAGTTCGTTAAGCAAAATAAAAATCAGAATACAGATTAATGCAAAGCAAATAAGATTTCCAAGATGGCTAAAAAAAGGATTTATTCCCCCGAAAATTTGGTATTCTATTGCAAAAGTTATTTGTGCTAAAGGACGATATCTGCCGCCTGGTAAAAGATTTTTTTTCTCTCCGTAAAATCCGTCAAATGAATCGCTGAATAATATTTTTTTTATTCCATGAATTCCTTGTTTTGTAAATTTATTGTCGGTAATAACGAGGCGGTCATCAAGGGTATATTTTAGATTTAAGGTATTTGCATATAAAATAAAAGTAATCAGAGCAAGGAAAATTATTTGCAATCTCGTACTATTGCTGAACTTCTGCCAGAAATTTTCTTTTGGTATTGCAACAGTTACAGTAACATTTGATTTGGTTGCTGTACTTTTAAAATCTTTTTTTCTGTTATTTTGAAATTCCTGCTTTTTCAATTTTAGTTTTTTTATTCAAAATCGGAATAAAGAATATATTTTTTTCTAATTAATTTGAATTTTTTTATATCGTCCTGCCAGCTATCTCTAATTGATTTTTCGAGATAATCCTGCCAGCTTTTTTTAATATCTTTAGCTAAATCTTCGGCATGGTCTTTAATATCTTTTTTCTTAACTCCTTCCTGTAATTGCATTTTAAGTTTTGAATTTCCTGCAAGGAAGTTGAAATTTGAATTAAAGAAATTTGCTTTATCAGGAAACTCATCATAAATATTTATGAGCCAATACAGGTATAATTGTTTTGAATTTTTGATATATGATTCTGCAAATTCGGTAAGTTTGAAACCATTGCATTTTTTACCTTCATAAGGCGGATTTTTGCTTTTTCCGGGAATACTTTGGGGTGTAAAAGAAAATGAACCTTCTTTAAGAGCAGGATGACCTATTACATTAAATGATAAATCCGTTCCTCTGCCCACACTTATTAAAGTTCCTTCGAACAATCCAATAGAAGGGTACAAATAAACCGACTCCATATTTGGCAGATTTGGCGATGGCGGAACAGGCAGTTGATATAGTTGCCTGTGGTTGTATCCATCGCATTTTATACAAGTAAGGTCGCACTTTATATTATTTTTCAACCATCCTTCCCCATTAAGCATTTGTGCATATTCGGCAATAGTCATTCCATAAACAAGCGGTATAGGATGAAGTCCGAGAAAAGAAGAAAATTCTTTTTCCAAAACGGGTCCATCAATAAAATAACCATTGGGATTCGGTCTGTCAAGAACAATTAATTTTATTTTGTTTTCTGCGCATGCTTCCATTGTGTATTCCAATGTGCTCAGATATGTGTAAAATCTCACGCCCACATCCTGTATATCAAATACCACAACATCAATATCAGCGAGGTCTTCTTTTGTAGGTTTTGTTTTTTTACCATATAAAGAAATTATTTGAATTCCAGTTTTTTCATCTTTTAAATCAGTAACTGATTCGCCTGCATCGAAATTTCCTCTGAATCCGTGCTCGGGTGAAAAAACCTTATTGATTTTTATTCCGAGTTTTAAAAGTGTATCTACAATATGCGTGTTTTTTACAAGCGATGTTTGATTTGCAACTATTGCAACATTTTTATCTTTGAGCAAGGGCAGGTATTCGCTTGTCCTTTCAGCACCGACTTTAATAAGTTTTGAATTTACAACTAAAGTATTTACTATTTTTTGCTGTGAAAAAGCAGCAGCAGAAATTAAAACAAGTGCAACTAATATTTTTATTTTATTTTTCATCTTTGGTAAGTTTTAAATTAGTACAAATCTAAATTAAATTTGCAAAATATGCATAATCTTTATTAAAATTATTTAATGAAATATTTGGTGGTTGTATCAAGAAGTTCTTCAAAAATAAAATTATTGGTTGCAATAATTTCTTTGCCATAAACATAATTCTTTCCTCCTTTAAAATCCGAAACTTTTCCACCTGCCTGCTCAACAATATAAGCACCCGCAGCAACATCCCACGGACTCAAATTGTATTCATAAAAGCCA
The Bacteroidales bacterium DNA segment above includes these coding regions:
- a CDS encoding DUF1736 domain-containing protein is translated as MKKQEFQNNRKKDFKSTATKSNVTVTVAIPKENFWQKFSNSTRLQIIFLALITFILYANTLNLKYTLDDRLVITDNKFTKQGIHGIKKILFSDSFDGFYGEKKNLLPGGRYRPLAQITFAIEYQIFGGINPFFSHLGNLICFALICILIFILLNELNKPPPNTIWYLSLTFITTVLYIAHPIHTEAVANTKGRDELFCMLFSLITILLVLKYLNTNKILYLLIYSVCFFLALMSKETAITFLVIIPLTIYFFKNYNFKKIIISILPLLLATFAYGIIRYKALGFMLNSGTIEKELLNNPYVNATISDKYATIFYTMALYFKLLIFPHPLTHDYYPKQIPIIGWTDFRAIISLLIFIFLAFYALKGLKKKNPISYWILFYLLTFSIVSNLLVNIGAFMNERFVFIPSLGFCFALSYFLIIEIKKYFKVQNIANKITLTLIIILFAGYSVKTITRNHVWYDDFTLFTTDVKTSENSAKCTVSAAGMLIERSEKIKDTIQKKDYLYLAIKYLQKGTSLHSTYIAGWVLYGNAYLYLDKYDEAFICYNNCININPAHSDGTTNMLTLGQNSLNKKRFYIAYKAFKRLLTVNPDKFEYCTGMAQVYENTDKPDSALLIMNSYVAKNPNDYRGYNRLGQIWGQRKNNIDMSLLYLNKAIQLKPDDASILQNMGVAYGIKGMYKESLEALQKALKYKPDDPMTYQNMANSYAQMKMPDKANECRVKAAKLTQEQKNKK
- a CDS encoding DUF1343 domain-containing protein, which codes for MKNKIKILVALVLISAAAFSQQKIVNTLVVNSKLIKVGAERTSEYLPLLKDKNVAIVANQTSLVKNTHIVDTLLKLGIKINKVFSPEHGFRGNFDAGESVTDLKDEKTGIQIISLYGKKTKPTKEDLADIDVVVFDIQDVGVRFYTYLSTLEYTMEACAENKIKLIVLDRPNPNGYFIDGPVLEKEFSSFLGLHPIPLVYGMTIAEYAQMLNGEGWLKNNIKCDLTCIKCDGYNHRQLYQLPVPPSPNLPNMESVYLYPSIGLFEGTLISVGRGTDLSFNVIGHPALKEGSFSFTPQSIPGKSKNPPYEGKKCNGFKLTEFAESYIKNSKQLYLYWLINIYDEFPDKANFFNSNFNFLAGNSKLKMQLQEGVKKKDIKDHAEDLAKDIKKSWQDYLEKSIRDSWQDDIKKFKLIRKKYILYSDFE